Within the Flavobacterium sp. 9R genome, the region TACTTTATATGAAAACCTACCTGTTCGCTTTTTGTATTATTTGCAATTTCTTATTCACAACAACTGTGATTGCTCAAGAAAAAAAAGTAGCGCCAACTTCACAGGAGTTGTACAATGAAATTGCGGCTATGGACACTCAACTTTTTGAAGCCTTCAACGCAAAAGACATGTCCAAGTTTAAACCTATGTTTACCGAAGACTTAGAATGGTACCAAGACAATGGTGGTTTATTGTCGTATGACACTGTTTTTGCCAATTTTGAAAAAATGTTCAAAAACGAAAACAAACTTACTCGAACGCTAGTAAAAGGAAGCCTTGAAGTACATCCTATAAAAGATTTTGGAGCCATCGAAGTAGCCCAACATCAATTCCGACATATGGAGAACGGAAAAGAAGAAGTTGGCACCTTTAAATTTGTTGCCATTTGGAAAAAAATAGGCAATCAATGGAAAGTTTCACGAATGATAAGTTATGACCATTAAAATGTATTTTTCATAAATCAATTTTAATCCTATTGAGGGCGTGCCACCATAAAAAAAAGAGGCCAACTTATGCTAGTGGTAAGTCGGCCTCTTTCTTTTATGCTGTCGGGCTATCCGCTCCGCCTTGGCGGATTGCTCCTATCCCTCACGCAAAATAATTTAATTTTTCAATACCTCTGCAATCTTCTGTGCACATTTCTCCCCATCAATCGCTGCCGAAATAATGCCTCCTGCATAACCCGCTCCTTCACCACAAGGATACAATCCTTTGATTTGAAGATGCTCTAAAGTGTAATTGTCTCTTGGAATTCGCACAGGCGAAGAGGTTCTAGATTCGGGAGCGTGCAAAATCGCCTCATTAGTAGCATAGCCTTTCATTGATTTCCCGAATTCTGAAAATCCTTGACGCATGATTTGGGTTAAAAATCCAGGAAAAACCTGTCCCAATTCCACTGATGTTGTCCCTGGAACATAGGACGTTTTGGGAATATCAGAGGATGTTTTACTTTGGGTGAAATCGACTAAACGTTGTGCAGGCACTTTTTGCGTCTGACCCGCCAATTGCCATGCTTTTTGTTCAATACTCTTTTGAAACTCCATTCCGGCCAAAGCACCAAACTTGGCAAAGGGTTTAAAATCCTCTAACTTCAATTCTACTACAATCCCAGAATTAGCAGTATGCTGATCTCTTTTAGAAGGCGACCAACCATTGGTAACCACTTCACCTGGACTTGTCGCACAAGGCGCAATCACTCCGCCAGGACACATACAAAACGAATACATCCCACGACCATTAACCTGTTTCACTATTGAATAAGGTGCTGGTGGTAAATGTTCTCCACGGTAATCACAGCTATATTGTATGGTATCAATTAAAGATTGTGGGTGTTCCGCTCGAACGCCAAGTGCAAAAGGTTTGGCTTCTATTAACACTTTCTTTTTATCTAACAATTCGAAAATATCCCTTGCAGAATGTCCAGTAGCTAAAATTAATTTATTGGCCGATATGACTGCACCATTTTGAGTTGTTACACCCTGAACTTCATTGTTTTTTATTATGATGTCCGTAACTCTGGTTTCAAAAAGCACTTGACCACCGCATTCGATGATTTTCTCTCTAATATCTTGAATGATTTGCGGTAGTTTATTGGTTCCAATATGTGGATGAGCGTCGACCAAAATATCAGGTGTTGCTCCAAAAGCTACCAATAATTCTAGTATTCTATTTACGTCACCTCTTTTTTTGGAACGTGTATATAATTTTCCATCCGAATAGGTTCCAGCTCCACCTTCACCAAAACAATAATTCGAATCCTCGTTTACAATATAATCTCTATTGATGGCTTTCAAATCCCTACGTCGACCACGAACATCTTTTCCGCGTTCAATAACTATAGGCTTCAAACCCAGTTCGATCAGTTGAAGCGCTGCAAAAAGTCCAGCTGGTCCAGCACCTACTACAATCACTTCTTGTGCATTCGCTACGTTTTGATAGTCTGGCAAAGCTATTTTTTGTTCTAAAAAAGGCTCTCCTTTTAAGTAAACCATCACTTTTAAATTGATTTTGACCGCTTTTTGACGCGCATCAATAGAACGTTTTACAATAGTAGCACGCTGAATTTCTTTGACCGAAATTTTTAATTGTCGAGACAAATAATCATAGAGTAACGTTTCGTTAGCAGCAATTTCGGGAGCAACTTGTAATAGGAGTTCTTGTGGCATGGTATCTGAATACTTCAATTTTTAGAGTAAACCATCTTCGTTTACTCAGGCTACAAAAGTACTATTTTGAATTCAATTTTTAGAATTAGATTGAAAAACGACAGGAGGTTCTCCAAAAAATAAAAACATGTAAGGCATTTTAAGGTCATGTAAATTGTGGTGTGTTATAGTAAAGTAAAAAATAAAAGACAATATAAGTTGTTGTCAAAAAATCTGTGTCAAAATGTAAACCGCAATGTGCGCAAAGGATTACGCAAGGGGCGCCAAAAAAATAGAAAACAGATAAGTCATAAAAGTTTTAATAAAACGAAGTGTGTGTTTAGACCATATAAGGAATTTAACAGCATAGAAGTTATGTGATAATATCCTTTGTAATCTTTTAATCTGTAGCTTTTGACTTTTTATCAGCAATAAACAAAGATTTTCATTATAAGTCTTTGTAGTTTTGCAAACTAGTTAAATCAAATACTATGTCTAGAAAAATCAAACTCATTTGGGATTTTCGAGGTCCTGCCTCTGCTAAAACCGCCGAACATCACGAAATTCATCTAAAAGAGTATATAAAAATTGAGCAACTACCGCTCGAGATTACAGGATTTAAAACGTTCGGAGAAATGCACGCCGTCGCCTTTATGGTGGTGGAAGAGCAAGATATGATTACAGTACGCGATGCTTTGAAACCCCACCGTGGAGAAGTTTATGAAAACTAAATTCCAAAAACGAAAATTCCAAATTCCAATAACTAACGATCATTGGAATTTGGAATTTAATTTTTTGGAACTTGAAAATTTAATTCGCTACTTCACTAATAAATTTGATACGCATTAATCGCAATTCATCAATATCATATTCGCCAT harbors:
- a CDS encoding nuclear transport factor 2 family protein, which translates into the protein MKTYLFAFCIICNFLFTTTVIAQEKKVAPTSQELYNEIAAMDTQLFEAFNAKDMSKFKPMFTEDLEWYQDNGGLLSYDTVFANFEKMFKNENKLTRTLVKGSLEVHPIKDFGAIEVAQHQFRHMENGKEEVGTFKFVAIWKKIGNQWKVSRMISYDH
- a CDS encoding NAD(P)/FAD-dependent oxidoreductase — protein: MPQELLLQVAPEIAANETLLYDYLSRQLKISVKEIQRATIVKRSIDARQKAVKINLKVMVYLKGEPFLEQKIALPDYQNVANAQEVIVVGAGPAGLFAALQLIELGLKPIVIERGKDVRGRRRDLKAINRDYIVNEDSNYCFGEGGAGTYSDGKLYTRSKKRGDVNRILELLVAFGATPDILVDAHPHIGTNKLPQIIQDIREKIIECGGQVLFETRVTDIIIKNNEVQGVTTQNGAVISANKLILATGHSARDIFELLDKKKVLIEAKPFALGVRAEHPQSLIDTIQYSCDYRGEHLPPAPYSIVKQVNGRGMYSFCMCPGGVIAPCATSPGEVVTNGWSPSKRDQHTANSGIVVELKLEDFKPFAKFGALAGMEFQKSIEQKAWQLAGQTQKVPAQRLVDFTQSKTSSDIPKTSYVPGTTSVELGQVFPGFLTQIMRQGFSEFGKSMKGYATNEAILHAPESRTSSPVRIPRDNYTLEHLQIKGLYPCGEGAGYAGGIISAAIDGEKCAQKIAEVLKN